The genomic stretch ATTCCCGAAATTTGACCCGGCTTCAATTTAAACGCCGCTTCCTCAAACTCTTTCACAAAGTCGCCCCGTTTTACATATCCCAGATCGCCGCCCTTAGGTGCCGAACCCGGGTCTTCCGAATATTTTTTGGCCAGTTCCGCAAAGTCGGCGCCGGATTTAAGCTGCTTCAGAATTTTTGAAATCTTTTCATAGGCGGCTTCTTTTGCATCTTTTCCTGGTTTCACGGTCAGTAAAATGTGGCTCAGATTTACCGAGGTTCCCCTTTTGGGAAGGCTGTCTTTCATCGTTTGATAGAAGTGTTCCACTTCTGTCCGGGAAATGTGAATTTTCTGGAATTTTTCCTGCTGAAGTTTATCCACCAACATCCTGTTTTTAATGTCATCCCGGAACTGGCGTTTAATCTTGTTGATGGAGCCGCCGAAGTATTTTTCAACCGCCTCCTTTGAACCCATTTGCTGAATCCACTGTTGAACCTGGTTGTCAAGCGCCTGATCAACCTGGCTGTCGTCCACTTCAATACTGTCTTCGCGAGCCTTCTGGAGAAGAATCTTTTGCACAATCAAATTCTCCAATACCTGCTTGCGGAGCGCTTTTAATTTTTCCGGGTTTTTCTGCAAATCAATGCCCATTTGAAGCGCCGTGTTAATGGTGTACTGATTCACTTCTGAGCGGAGCACAATCTCATTTCCCACAATGGCCGCAATTCCATCAATAATTTGGGGTTGCTGCGCCTGCACACTCGAAACAAGGAATAATAGTCCGAATAACAAAATACCTAAACGACTTTTTACTTTCAAAGTGCTTTTCCTTCCTTTCTACCTTCTGCATTTGCCTTATTCAATTCATTCAAAAAATCTGAATTTATTTTAATTTCTCTCTCTGCCTCTGAACGATTTAATAATGACTGTCTGTCCGATTTCAGCATTTTTCACACAATGCGTTTTTTCGAACAGGCCCACTCTTCACGGTCATCTTTCACAATCCCGTTGAATCGCTTTGAGTCTCATTCAATACATTTAAATTCATAACAATATTCTGTTGATTTTTTAAGGAATTAATGTATTGATGATAGATTTCCCGTATTTTCTCCTCCTGGAGAAGGGCTACAATTTTTGCCCGAACTTCTTCAAAGCTGCGGTAGCTCCCTGATTTTTGCCGATCCAGAACCTGAAACACATAATATCCATCCGCTGTTTTCAGGGGACCAACAATTCCCTTAATTTTTGTGCGCTTCACCACGCCTGAAAGAGCAGACGGAATATCGGTTTTGGGGATGTAGCCCGTATCCCATGCCTGCGATTGTTCCTTTTTGGGAAAGGTTACCTTCATGGCCTGACCAAAGGATTTCCCGCTTCGCAGTAAATTCACAAAGGCCTTCGCACCCTTTTTTTGTTGGAACAACACAATGCCCAGTCGGATTTCATTTCTATTTCTGACAAAACTGTCCTTATGCCTCAGATAATATCCCCGAATGGTACTGTCCGGGATCACCGGCTTTTCCGGAAATTCCTTTTCCAGAAGTTTGTTGGCCAGAAGCGCCTTTTTGACGCTTTGCAGTTCCCTTTGAATATCCGGCAGATGATCATATCCTCGTTTCCGGGCTTCCTGATACAATACCTCCGTATTAATCCACCGCCGGACATAATTCTTTTTTTCATCCAGCCGGATACTCTTTGAAAGGGCACCGGGTATCTCCTGATTAATCTCCGAAGCCAGCAATACAGACTTTCCAACCCGCGCCACAACCGCATCTTTCTTGTTCTGTTTGTTTGTCGACGAGCAGCCAACCCAGAAGGACGCGGCAATAACCAGAATCATCCATGCACTGGCACGTTTCATTAAAACCTCAAATTTCATCGGTTGTGTATTCCTTAAAGGTGTTTTCCAAATTCTTTTCAAAGATAACAACGGGCATTTTTTGACGCAGCTCCTGCATCCACTCTTTTTCTCTCTGTTTAATCAAGCGTGAGCGGAGATCTCTTTCCACGTCAAAACGGGCTTCATTAAATGTTTTTTGCCGCTCCGGCTTTTTGCCCAGAATTTTAATCACATAATAATTTTTTCCCATGACGATAGGTCCGCGGATTTCGCCCACTTTTGCGCGAAACGCTTCCGTTCCTATCAGACCGTAGGAATTATGACTGATGTATCCCAGCATTCCCTTTTTCTTTTTTGTAATGACCATTTGATTATATTTTTCAGCCAATCCGGAAAAATTGGCTCCTCTTACGGCCAGCCGGTACACCTTGTCGGCCAACTGTTTATTCTTTACCATAATAGCCTGAACCTTCACCTTTGGGGGAATTTTGTAAAGACCCGCATGTTCCCGGTAATATATTTTGGCCAAACTGTCATTTACAACCACTTTCTTCAGGATTTCTTTTGAGCGAATGGCCTGGTACAGCTGGCTGTCCACCCAATCCCGAATTTGTTTTTGATAACGCGGTTTTCCAATCAAGTGCCGTCGTTTTCCCTCAACAACGATGATTTCTCGTTGTAATTTGTTGGAAAGAATGTCCCGAATGCCCTTCGCGCCGCGAATCGGTTTTCTGGGCCGATGGTGGGGACCGATACTCACCATATTGGCAAAATCGTTGATGGTGTAGGTTTTTTCTGTGTATTTGACCAGCGGTAACTTCATCTGCTTGGGAGATAGCTTTTTAAACTGACTGCTGGTATCCGGGACAAATTGCTTTCCCACGCGGTGACCCCGCGGAAAATAGAGGCTGTCGGCCAGGAGTTTAATATTTCGATTAAACCACACAACCTTATATTTTTTCTGGAGATGTTTCCAATAATTCAAATAAGCGCGGTTTAATTCCCGGGTATGCTGCCGCATAAGTCCGTCCAGAATTTCCGAACGTGCAATGCTGTAGGGTTTTCGCGGAAATATCCGCCGCTCCAAAACCTGAATGATTTCAATTCCCTCATGGGTTTGAAGGGGTTCTGAGATTTCGTAGCGTTTGAGAGCAAACACTTTATTCCGGATTTGCGGATCCAATTGATCCCATTTTACATATCCCTTGTTCCCGCCAAATTTTTTGGATTGCAAATCCCCGGAGTATTTTTCTACCAACTTCGAAAAATCCTCGCCGCTTCGAATTCTCTTCACAATGTCGCGCGCAAGAGCCAGCGTGGAATCCTTTTCCTTTTGGGTTGCTTTTGCGGAATATTTCAAAAGAATGTGACGAATCTTTACATCAATGTTGGAATGTTCCCAGATTGTTTTGATTTGAGATTCAGGAATGACCTGAGGAATCACATCCGCCTCCATAACCGCCCAAAAAATGGTTTGATCAATAAAGCCTTTTTTCTTTTTGATAAACTCCGGCTTTTGATCCAACCCCTCTGCACGTGCTTCCAGAACCTGCAGGCGATGCTTAATCATTCCGTTGAGCACATTTTTCTTTTGCTCGAGCGTCGCATGCTGAGCCGCAACTATCGAGCGTTGTTTTATGAATGTTTCTTCAAATTGCCTTTGTGTGATGGAGCTGTTGCCCACCCGGGCAACCGGTTTACCGGATTTTCCGCATCCTGCTAAAACAATAGCCAGCACCGCTGCAAGTAATACACTCTGAAAAAACAGTCCTTTTTTGAGCCTGTTCATGCACCATCCTCCTGCGAGTTTAAATTACGCCGCTTTTAGTGTGATCATTCTGAAGAACCCCTCTATTTCATTTAAAGGATTTTCATCGTTTTTATCAGGGGTAAACCTAAATCCAAACTTTTCCCCCTTCAAGAATTTTATCCTCTGAGATGAATAACTGAGGATTTTACCGACAACTTTTTGTAAAAGTTCCTGATTGGCCTCATCATGCAAAAGCTCATCCGAAAAAAAGGCCGTTAAAAGGCCTTTCCGGATGCGAACCCTCTCCAGTCCGATTTGCCCGGCCAGAATACGAAGCTGTCCCAATTTAAACAGGGTATCGGTTTCGGGAGGAATTGGCCCGAACCGGTCCTTCAGCTCGTCCCGTAGATCCGCAAGGATTTTTTGAGAAGAGGCCTCAGAAAGACGCCGATAAACAGCTAATCGTTCCGAATCCGAAGAAATGTACTCTTTTGGAATAAAAGCGTCATAATCGGAATCAACTTCAACCTCAATTTTTTTCGTTTCTTTCTGCTCGGGTTCTTCTAAATTCTCTTGTCGCAGTTTTTGCACCGCCTCTTCCAAAAACCGCGTGTACATATCAAACCCAACCGCATTGACGTAGCCGCTTTGCTGGGCGCCCAGCAAATTTCCCGCCCCGCGAATCTCCAGATCCTTCATGGCAATTTGAAGGCCTGAACCCAATTCCACAAATTCTTCCAGGGTTTGCAGGCGCTGAAGCGCGGAGTCCGTAAGATATTTAACCGGCGGGACGAGAAAGTAGGCGTAGGCCTGCCGGTTGGAGCGCCCAACGCGCCCGCGG from Calditrichota bacterium encodes the following:
- a CDS encoding parvulin peptidyl-prolyl isomerase, translating into MKVKSRLGILLFGLLFLVSSVQAQQPQIIDGIAAIVGNEIVLRSEVNQYTINTALQMGIDLQKNPEKLKALRKQVLENLIVQKILLQKAREDSIEVDDSQVDQALDNQVQQWIQQMGSKEAVEKYFGGSINKIKRQFRDDIKNRMLVDKLQQEKFQKIHISRTEVEHFYQTMKDSLPKRGTSVNLSHILLTVKPGKDAKEAAYEKISKILKQLKSGADFAELAKKYSEDPGSAPKGGDLGYVKRGDFVKEFEEAAFKLKPGQISGIVETKFGYHIIQLIDRKGEKIRVRHILIRVVPSQQDELKTVKEIKELYRRAKAGEDFAELAKKYSDDQTTKDKGGNLGWFEINQLQVKEFRAVAETLKVGEVSEPFKTKFGYHIVKLNDRREGGAWSLDKDWEQLEQMALARKRNEEFQKWVQSLRKNVYIDVKMKKDN